TGTCATCCCATGTAAACTGCATAACTATAATTTATATATTTGTGTATGCAATGTCAATACATATTTTACAAAAAATAGTGAACATCTAAACACTGTCATAAAATCGTAAAGATACTATACTAAAATAGGGGGTATTTGCCTAAAAAATAAGCAAGAATAAAGGGGGTGTGAAATGACTACGGAGCAAGTATTTATAAGGGTTTGTGGGTATTTTCAATACCTTATGCTGTGTGTTCCCTTGTGGAGCCACAGTCCGATGCTCTAACCGTTGAGCTACGCCCACCATTATGATTGGTTATTATTTAACATACCATGTATGAAGTTTGCAAGTATTTAAAACCTGTTAAGCCAATTTAGAAATGTCGAGACCTTTGTTTTTATGTATCAACATCGCTCAATTGTCTTTGTTGGAAGAAAAAAAATAAATCCCCTTTATCAGTCCAACAATAAACAGCAAACATCAACAAAAAGAGCAGGCATTTTCTGACTCCTTCTCTCATTATTACATCACCTTCTCTATCTCTTTTGACAGTTCGTCTTCTGTAATGCCTCCCATTCTGTCAAAGGTTATTTTGCCTTGTTTGTCAATTACAAATGTCTTTGGTATGCCGTAGATTTTATAGTCCTCTGCAATCTTGCCTGTATCATCAGCGCCGTTTAAAAAGGTTATGCCAAACTCTTTTATATATCCAAGGGATTTTTCTTTTTTATCCTGAACTGCTATACCTAGAAATACTACACCTTTGTCCTTGTATTTTTTATAGGCACTCTCAAGTTCAGGTGCCTCTTTTCTGCATGGCCCGCACCACGATGCCCAGAAGTTCAAAACAACAGGACTGCCTTTAAAATCGCTTAGTTTAATTTCTTTGCCGTTAAAAAGTTTTAGTGAAAAATCAGGGGCAGGACTGCCTATATCAAGGAGTTTAGCGCTGCCCTCTTTGCCTGTTTGCGATGTGCAGGCAGTAAGGACAGTGAGCAGTGAGCAGTAAGCAGTGAGCAGAAATAAAACCGTGATGCGTGATGCGTGATGCATAATGCGTGAAATCTGGAATATTTTGACCTTTGCCCCTTGCCCGTGAAAAGCATGCTTTTCACCCTTTGCTGCTTTCATTTCCCACCCACCTTTATTGCGCACAGACTCCCGCACATGGTGCAGACATCTTTGTCAGAAGGCGGGCTTGATTCCCTTAAAACCCTTGCCTTTTGCGGGTCTATTGAAAGTCTGATTTGTTCGTCCCAATTCAGTGACTTCCTTGCCTTTGACATATTTATATCCCAGTCCATCGCATTTTTTACGCCCTTTGAAATATCCCCTGCATGGGCTGCAATCCTTGAAGCGATTACCCCCTCTCGGACATCCTCAACTGTTGGCAGCCTCAAATGCTCTGAAGGTGTCACATAACATAAAAAGTCTGCGCCTGCCTTTGCAGCGATTGCGCCTCCGATTGCGGATGTTATATGGTCATAACCCGGCGCAACATCAGTAACAAGAGGT
This region of Deltaproteobacteria bacterium genomic DNA includes:
- a CDS encoding TlpA family protein disulfide reductase, producing MKAAKGEKHAFHGQGAKVKIFQISRIMHHASRITVLFLLTAYCSLLTVLTACTSQTGKEGSAKLLDIGSPAPDFSLKLFNGKEIKLSDFKGSPVVLNFWASWCGPCRKEAPELESAYKKYKDKGVVFLGIAVQDKKEKSLGYIKEFGITFLNGADDTGKIAEDYKIYGIPKTFVIDKQGKITFDRMGGITEDELSKEIEKVM